A genomic region of Homalodisca vitripennis isolate AUS2020 chromosome 5, UT_GWSS_2.1, whole genome shotgun sequence contains the following coding sequences:
- the LOC124363486 gene encoding msx2-interacting protein-like, giving the protein MVPEVPDGGGRAPPAAVAPGAEAVEALPVFAAAVPVPPPGPLVFPAPQALPVVPPIQHFLMVVDGAALQAPVLPPVPVVGQQLVINHCLVCLEHKEVIMVAVPCEHPTVCEDCAPQLEREHRFCIA; this is encoded by the exons ATG gtACCAGAGGTTCCCGATGGAGGTGGACGTGCCCCACCAGCAGCGGTGGCCCCTGGAGCTGAAGCAGTGGAAGCTTTACCTGTTTTTGCTGCTGCTGTTCCAGTACCTCCTCCTGGTCCATTGGTCTTTCCAGCTCCTCAAGCCCTACCAGTGGTACCACCCATTCAGCATTTTCTAATGGTAGTTGACGGTGCAGCACTACAAGCACCAGTTTTACCACCTGTTCCAGTTGTGG GTCAGCAGCTAGTGATAAATCACTGCCTCGTTTGCCTGGAGCACAAGGAAGTGATTATGGTAGCTGTTCCTTGCGAACATCCCACTGTCTGCGAGGACTGTGCCCCACAACTGGAACGAGAACATCGGTTTTGCATAGCTTGA